One window of Akkermansia biwaensis genomic DNA carries:
- the nuoB gene encoding NADH-quinone oxidoreductase subunit NuoB has translation MVTTNEPNIYETGVLDTNAEGNFVYTTLDAAINWIRKNSLWPMPMGLSCCAIEFMAVACSRYDLSRFGSEVTRFSPRQADVMIVAGTVTYKMALAVRRIWDQMPEPKWCIAMGACASTGGMFRSYSVLQGVDKILPVDVYISGCPPRPEAILEALLTLRKKLDTQHPARTFFKKDEPREANSPMPISTEMPIE, from the coding sequence ATGGTCACCACAAACGAACCGAATATTTACGAAACAGGAGTATTGGACACCAATGCGGAAGGCAATTTCGTCTACACCACGCTGGATGCCGCCATCAACTGGATTCGTAAAAATTCCCTCTGGCCCATGCCGATGGGGCTTTCCTGCTGTGCCATCGAATTCATGGCCGTGGCCTGCTCCCGGTACGATCTTTCCCGCTTCGGCTCCGAAGTGACGCGCTTTTCCCCGCGCCAGGCGGACGTGATGATCGTTGCCGGCACCGTGACCTACAAGATGGCCTTGGCCGTGCGCCGCATCTGGGACCAGATGCCGGAGCCCAAATGGTGCATTGCGATGGGCGCCTGCGCTTCCACCGGCGGCATGTTCCGCTCCTATTCCGTGCTGCAGGGCGTGGACAAGATTCTGCCCGTGGACGTTTACATTTCCGGGTGCCCTCCCCGGCCGGAAGCCATTCTGGAAGCATTGCTCACCCTGCGCAAGAAGCTGGACACCCAGCATCCCGCCCGCACCTTCTTCAAGAAGGATGAACCCAGGGAAGCCAACTCCCCCATGCCGATTTCCACGGAAATGCCCATCGAATAA
- a CDS encoding RbsD/FucU domain-containing protein — protein MIRFASILSVCFISLLGSCQNANPAEQEWKDQLYKNLALVGARNWIVIAEASFPAYTGPGIKTMVSDKKSDEVLLEVLDILEEEAHVLPRIMISSELRSVTEDYAPGIKRYRNNINKMLPGRQHFELMSRTINSLIEDASKQFNVLVIKTKTALPYSNIYIELDSGYWNSESETALRKKLEARDAANRRQAGDTVLDVPLAPVPVPNPATAPVQPSSEAPPPAVPAASPADKLPVLPKDGGQPAPAAPPAGDKAPGIAPPPIKDPLGGKSAIARFS, from the coding sequence ATGATCCGTTTCGCCTCCATCCTGTCAGTATGCTTCATCAGCCTGCTCGGCAGCTGCCAGAACGCCAATCCGGCAGAGCAGGAATGGAAGGATCAGTTGTATAAAAATCTGGCCCTCGTCGGAGCCAGGAATTGGATTGTCATTGCGGAGGCCTCTTTCCCGGCTTATACGGGCCCCGGCATCAAGACCATGGTTTCCGACAAGAAGTCCGACGAAGTTCTTCTTGAGGTTCTGGACATTCTGGAAGAGGAAGCCCACGTGCTGCCCCGCATCATGATCAGCTCCGAGCTGCGCAGCGTCACGGAAGACTACGCCCCCGGCATCAAGCGCTACCGCAACAATATCAACAAGATGCTTCCCGGACGCCAGCATTTTGAACTGATGAGCCGCACGATCAATTCCCTGATCGAGGACGCTTCCAAACAGTTCAATGTATTGGTCATCAAGACCAAAACGGCGCTTCCCTATTCCAACATTTACATTGAACTGGATTCCGGCTACTGGAATTCGGAGTCGGAAACGGCCCTGCGCAAAAAGCTGGAGGCCAGGGACGCCGCCAACCGCCGCCAGGCCGGGGATACCGTTCTGGACGTTCCTCTTGCTCCTGTCCCGGTCCCCAATCCCGCAACCGCACCGGTGCAGCCCAGTTCCGAAGCCCCGCCGCCGGCCGTTCCCGCCGCATCTCCTGCGGACAAGCTCCCCGTGCTCCCCAAAGACGGCGGACAACCGGCCCCTGCCGCGCCTCCGGCCGGAGACAAGGCGCCCGGTATCGCCCCGCCGCCCATCAAGGACCCGCTGGGCGGCAAGTCAGCCATCGCCAGATTTTCATGA
- a CDS encoding ribonuclease III domain-containing protein, whose translation MNRHIDKATEERLRIEAWVGDAILALYVREWILAEEGAINGKLFVEFTSNDFLRRTGNATGVEAEIGRMFKAEGLEAAYAWIEQNLRPRMEERWHTLRRKALR comes from the coding sequence ATGAACCGACATATCGATAAGGCTACCGAGGAACGCCTCCGCATTGAAGCATGGGTGGGCGACGCCATTCTGGCGCTCTACGTAAGGGAGTGGATTCTGGCGGAGGAAGGAGCCATCAACGGCAAGCTCTTCGTGGAATTCACCAGCAATGATTTCCTGCGCCGCACGGGCAACGCCACGGGAGTGGAAGCGGAAATAGGCCGCATGTTCAAGGCGGAGGGACTGGAAGCCGCCTACGCCTGGATTGAACAGAATTTGAGACCCCGCATGGAGGAGCGCTGGCATACCCTGCGCCGGAAAGCCCTCAGGTAA
- a CDS encoding NADH-quinone oxidoreductase subunit C, producing MPSSESQIKTAADSVLNRFGRDVITDRYEFRGDTTLTVARNSVAEVVRWLRDSAGFDMLVNLCSVDNMGESPRFEVIYTLTQAETGVNLSLKTKVDDGEEVPSVSGIFQGANWHEREVWDLMGIKFSGHPDMRRILMWEGYPYFPLRKDFPVQGLPTEVPGVAFTEAAPTQGAPFATEQGACPSTCREPRSHKF from the coding sequence ATGCCTTCTTCAGAATCACAGATCAAGACCGCCGCAGACAGCGTCCTGAACCGCTTCGGCAGGGACGTCATCACAGACCGTTATGAATTCCGCGGAGACACCACGCTGACCGTGGCCCGCAATTCCGTGGCGGAAGTCGTCCGCTGGCTGCGGGATTCCGCCGGGTTCGACATGCTGGTGAACCTCTGCTCCGTGGACAACATGGGCGAGAGCCCCCGCTTTGAAGTCATCTACACGCTGACCCAGGCGGAAACGGGCGTGAACCTGAGCCTCAAGACGAAGGTGGACGACGGCGAGGAAGTGCCCAGCGTCTCCGGGATTTTCCAGGGCGCCAACTGGCACGAACGCGAAGTGTGGGACCTGATGGGCATTAAATTCTCCGGCCATCCGGACATGCGCCGCATCCTGATGTGGGAGGGCTATCCCTATTTCCCGCTCCGGAAGGATTTCCCCGTCCAGGGCCTGCCCACGGAAGTGCCCGGAGTGGCGTTTACGGAAGCAGCCCCCACCCAGGGAGCGCCGTTCGCCACGGAACAGGGCGCCTGCCCCAGTACATGCCGCGAACCCAGGTCACACAAGTTTTAG